A single genomic interval of Bradyrhizobium sp. sBnM-33 harbors:
- a CDS encoding 4Fe4S-binding leucine-rich repeat protein, whose product MVDDIDKALDWEGNRLDCTSCEHLALSETGGCRLKHACVNDRCPRGIERFFEWNPDLADRYLCHPHFEVRAIAAKFANVLLLPPLIDDPNEKVQWNAMLRLPRRYALQLRKHPHPELRKRVASLFDGEELLPMASDEYYYVRLVVASRIEPMLLPRMVDDEEAEVRRVVARRIPNEWLLRMIDDREASVRLEIARRLSVQLVPLLRHDPDWRIRYEVASRAPVTEILSLVDDPYSLVREVASSRIAGDRR is encoded by the coding sequence ATGGTTGATGATATCGACAAGGCTCTTGACTGGGAGGGCAACCGGCTTGATTGCACGTCGTGCGAGCACCTCGCACTGAGCGAAACCGGCGGATGTCGGCTCAAGCACGCCTGCGTCAACGACCGTTGTCCCCGCGGTATCGAGAGGTTCTTCGAGTGGAATCCGGATCTCGCCGACCGCTATCTCTGCCATCCGCATTTTGAGGTAAGGGCAATCGCGGCGAAGTTTGCCAATGTCTTGCTGCTGCCGCCGCTGATCGATGATCCCAATGAAAAAGTGCAATGGAATGCGATGCTTCGCCTGCCTAGACGCTACGCGTTGCAATTACGGAAGCATCCGCATCCCGAGCTGAGGAAGCGGGTGGCGAGCCTGTTCGACGGTGAAGAATTGCTACCCATGGCCTCGGACGAATATTACTATGTTCGCCTTGTCGTCGCGAGTCGGATCGAGCCTATGCTGCTCCCCCGAATGGTGGATGACGAGGAAGCCGAGGTCCGCCGTGTTGTGGCACGGCGCATTCCAAATGAATGGTTGCTCCGCATGATCGACGATCGTGAGGCGTCGGTAAGACTGGAGATAGCCCGACGACTATCTGTGCAGCTTGTGCCGCTGCTGCGGCATGATCCTGACTGGCGCATCCGCTACGAGGTCGCAAGCCGTGCGCCAGTGACTGAGATCCTTAGCCTCGTCGATGACCCGTATAGTCTCGTGCGCGAAGTCGCGAGCTCGCGGATTGCAGGAGACCGCCGCTGA
- the hemN gene encoding oxygen-independent coproporphyrinogen III oxidase, whose translation MRSDLAQSYGHDRLPLYTSYPTAPHFSPAIGEPDYRMWLGSLPPRQPASIYVHVPFCRSMCWYCGCHTSVTQKDDPIAVYTSGLRAEAHLIAETIGHRLPISHIHFGGGTPTIMTPETFADLVGALRFSYFVLPDAEIAVEIDPRTLTEPIAEGLGYSGVNRASLGVQSFDPVVQRAINRLQTFEQTATCVERLRRAGVGRLNFNLIYGLPLQTMQSCLDTVAKCIELRPDRLWVFGYAHMPSFKKHQRKIDEHALPQPVERHLQSELIAEALVDAGYVRIGFDHFALPRDNLTAAKREGRLRRNFQGYTDDTAETLIGLGASAIGRMPQGFAQNVVVTRDYLARIAEDRPATLKGYGFTGDDRFRADLIERLMCDMALDLSKIALSHGRDPKSAIVDRSRLDSLIADGAVTMDGDERLFVRKGAEFLVRTVASAFDAHLARSVATHSRTV comes from the coding sequence ATGAGATCGGATCTGGCGCAATCGTACGGTCACGACAGGCTTCCCCTCTACACAAGCTATCCGACCGCGCCGCACTTTTCGCCAGCGATCGGCGAACCTGATTACCGGATGTGGCTTGGATCCCTGCCGCCCCGCCAGCCGGCCTCGATCTATGTGCACGTTCCGTTCTGCCGGTCTATGTGCTGGTACTGCGGTTGCCACACCTCGGTCACGCAGAAAGACGACCCCATCGCAGTCTATACATCGGGCCTGCGAGCGGAGGCGCACCTAATCGCCGAAACTATCGGCCACCGCCTTCCTATCTCGCACATCCATTTCGGCGGCGGCACGCCGACGATCATGACGCCCGAGACCTTCGCCGATCTCGTCGGCGCGCTCCGCTTCTCGTATTTCGTGTTGCCCGACGCCGAAATCGCCGTGGAGATCGATCCGCGTACCCTGACCGAGCCGATCGCGGAGGGTTTGGGCTACAGCGGCGTCAATCGCGCGAGCCTGGGTGTACAGAGCTTCGATCCTGTTGTGCAGCGCGCCATCAACCGCCTGCAGACTTTCGAGCAGACCGCCACGTGCGTTGAGCGCCTGCGGCGAGCCGGCGTCGGCCGGCTCAACTTCAATCTTATCTACGGTCTGCCGCTTCAGACCATGCAATCGTGCCTAGACACGGTAGCCAAATGCATCGAACTCCGGCCGGATCGCTTGTGGGTGTTCGGTTACGCGCATATGCCCTCCTTCAAGAAGCATCAGCGCAAGATCGACGAACACGCCCTGCCCCAGCCAGTCGAGCGTCATCTTCAGTCGGAATTGATTGCGGAAGCCCTGGTCGACGCGGGCTACGTGCGCATTGGTTTCGACCACTTCGCCCTACCACGCGACAATCTTACCGCGGCGAAGCGCGAGGGGCGGCTGCGTCGGAACTTCCAGGGTTACACCGACGACACCGCCGAAACACTCATCGGGCTAGGGGCAAGCGCCATCGGGAGGATGCCGCAGGGATTCGCACAGAATGTCGTGGTAACCCGTGATTACCTGGCGCGCATCGCCGAGGACCGGCCCGCCACCCTCAAGGGGTATGGCTTCACGGGTGACGATCGCTTCCGAGCCGATCTGATCGAGCGACTGATGTGCGACATGGCCCTCGACCTGTCGAAGATCGCTCTGTCGCATGGCCGCGATCCGAAGTCGGCCATCGTCGATCGCTCGCGGCTCGATAGCCTCATTGCAGACGGCGCAGTGACCATGGACGGCGACGAGCGACTGTTCGTCAGGAAAGGCGCCGAGTTTCTCGTCAGGACCGTAGCGTCCGCATTCGATGCTCATCTGGCGCGGTCAGTCGCGACTCACAGCCGCACAGTATGA
- a CDS encoding acyl-homoserine-lactone synthase has translation MHAIALHTSQFGRHLELLAAMYRLRRRVFKDRLDWSVSVSGEFELDVYDTLGPTYLMLMADAGEPVGSVRLLPTTGPTMLADTFPVLLGGTPAPHDERILESSRFCVDTSLVAEQAPNSLNRATFILFAAMMEAVRGARADSIVTVTDTRMERILRRAGWPLRRIAAPQQVGSTMAVAGFLDMSEQTLHRMYEQAGVNGPVLVSSDLVNAAA, from the coding sequence ATGCATGCCATCGCACTTCACACCTCTCAATTTGGTCGTCATCTGGAGTTGCTCGCGGCGATGTATCGGCTGCGGCGCCGGGTCTTCAAGGACCGGCTCGACTGGTCAGTGTCGGTCTCGGGTGAATTCGAGCTCGATGTGTATGACACTCTCGGGCCGACTTATCTCATGCTCATGGCAGACGCCGGAGAGCCGGTTGGTTCGGTTCGTCTGCTTCCGACGACCGGACCAACCATGTTGGCCGACACCTTTCCCGTTCTGCTCGGCGGGACGCCAGCGCCGCATGACGAAAGAATTCTCGAAAGCTCACGCTTTTGCGTTGACACCAGTCTTGTCGCGGAGCAGGCGCCCAATAGTCTCAACCGCGCAACGTTTATCCTCTTCGCCGCCATGATGGAGGCAGTACGCGGCGCGCGCGCAGACAGCATCGTGACAGTCACTGATACACGTATGGAGCGCATTCTTCGGCGAGCGGGCTGGCCATTGAGGCGGATCGCTGCACCGCAGCAGGTCGGATCGACCATGGCGGTCGCCGGCTTTCTCGACATGTCCGAACAAACGCTTCACAGGATGTACGAACAAGCCGGCGTCAACGGCCCCGTGCTTGTGTCATCGGATCTTGTTAATGCGGCCGCCTGA
- a CDS encoding IS1182 family transposase yields the protein MSKTFRPWDVDQVWLLPPSIQDLVPSGHTAHFVRDTVRTGLDLSRIMDVYDEERGFPPYHPGMMVALLLYAYSQGIYSSRKIARGCEERLDFAAVTGMQRPDFRTISEFRKRHLAALSGLFRQVLALCRAAGLVKLGHVALDGTKIKANAGINKAMSYGRMKEAEPRLAAEVEGWLAQAAQADKAEDRQLGASKRGDEMPEWMANKEKRLEKIRTAKAALEAEAKAKAASKPGDDRSGDGGKGRPGCKSKPVTAEPSDKAQRNFTDPDSRVMPTKNGFIQGYNAQAAVDGAHQIIVAHTLTNSPSDQAQLAPLLDAIKANLGKNPDEASADAGYCSQANLRTLIRRRIEGYVATGRQKHGTKAATTKRKLKSGTLVARMSTKLKRAGYRSRYRLRKQIVEPVFGQIKQARGFRQFLLRSIDKVKAEWAMICIAHNLAKLAAAR from the coding sequence ATGAGCAAGACATTTCGTCCTTGGGACGTTGATCAGGTTTGGCTGCTGCCGCCATCGATCCAGGATTTGGTGCCTTCCGGGCACACGGCCCACTTTGTGCGCGACACGGTTCGCACCGGCTTGGACCTGTCGCGGATCATGGATGTCTACGACGAGGAGCGCGGCTTTCCGCCCTATCATCCTGGCATGATGGTAGCGCTGCTGCTTTATGCGTACAGCCAGGGGATCTACTCGTCGCGCAAGATCGCACGGGGCTGCGAGGAGCGGCTGGATTTTGCGGCTGTAACGGGGATGCAGCGTCCGGACTTCCGCACGATCAGCGAGTTCCGCAAGCGGCATTTGGCTGCGCTCTCCGGATTGTTCCGGCAGGTTCTTGCGCTGTGTCGCGCGGCGGGGCTCGTGAAGCTTGGCCACGTGGCGCTCGACGGCACCAAGATCAAGGCCAATGCCGGGATCAACAAGGCGATGAGCTATGGCCGGATGAAAGAGGCCGAGCCGAGGCTTGCGGCGGAGGTCGAGGGCTGGCTGGCCCAGGCCGCCCAAGCCGACAAGGCTGAGGATCGTCAGCTCGGAGCCTCGAAGCGTGGCGACGAAATGCCCGAGTGGATGGCCAACAAAGAGAAGCGGCTGGAGAAGATCCGGACCGCCAAGGCTGCGCTGGAAGCTGAAGCCAAAGCCAAAGCGGCCTCGAAGCCGGGCGACGACCGCTCCGGCGACGGCGGCAAGGGCCGGCCGGGATGCAAGTCCAAGCCCGTCACGGCAGAGCCGAGCGACAAGGCGCAGCGCAACTTCACCGATCCCGACAGCCGCGTGATGCCGACCAAAAACGGCTTCATCCAGGGCTACAACGCACAGGCCGCCGTCGATGGCGCCCATCAGATCATCGTGGCGCACACGCTGACCAACTCGCCAAGCGATCAGGCGCAGCTTGCGCCATTGCTCGATGCCATCAAAGCCAATCTCGGGAAGAACCCGGATGAAGCGTCGGCCGATGCAGGCTATTGCTCGCAAGCCAATCTTCGCACGCTCATTCGACGCCGGATCGAGGGCTACGTCGCCACCGGACGGCAAAAGCACGGCACCAAGGCGGCCACGACAAAAAGAAAGCTCAAATCCGGCACGCTCGTCGCCAGAATGAGCACAAAGCTCAAGCGCGCAGGCTATCGAAGCCGATATCGATTGCGAAAACAGATCGTCGAGCCCGTCTTCGGTCAGATCAAGCAGGCAAGAGGCTTCCGCCAGTTCCTCCTGCGCAGCATCGACAAGGTCAAAGCCGAATGGGCCATGATCTGCATCGCCCACAACCTCGCGAAACTCGCCGCCGCACGCTGA
- the glmS gene encoding glutamine--fructose-6-phosphate transaminase (isomerizing): protein MCGIVGILGRGPVTGQLVEALKRLEYRGYDSAGVATLEGNHLERRRAEGKLKNLEARLRGDLLSGHTGIGHTRWATHGKPTERNAHPHVTDNVAVVHNGIIENFRELRAELEQNGANFASETDTEVVAHLVESYLKHGYSPQDAVKALLPRLRGAFALAFLFKGHNDLMIGARRGSPLAIGHGDGEMYLGSDAIALAPFTDKITYLEDGDWAVLTRTICVIYDLKGAVAHRETLKSSASSLMVDKANYRHFMAKEIHEQPEVVGQTLARYVDIAAKRIALPFELPFDFNDIRRISITACGTASYAGHVAKYWFERLARMPVEIDVASELRYREAPLRKGDLAIVISQSGETADTLAALRYAKAQGLHTVSVVNVPTSTIARESETVLPTLAGPEIGVASTKAFTCQLMVMAALAVAAGKERGELSDIDELKLVGELIEVPRLIAAAFAIEPQIEKLARDIAKTSAVLYLGRGTSFPLALEGALKLKEVSYIHAEGYAAGELKHGPIALIDDSMPVVVIAPYDRVFEKTVSNMQEVAARGGNIILMTDATGASEATVDSLMTIVLPNMAATFTPMVYAIPVQLLAYYTAVLMGADVDQPRNLAKSVTVE from the coding sequence ATGTGTGGGATTGTCGGCATCTTGGGGCGTGGTCCGGTCACGGGGCAGCTGGTCGAGGCACTCAAACGACTGGAATATCGCGGCTACGACTCCGCAGGCGTAGCGACGCTTGAAGGCAACCATCTCGAGCGCCGGCGTGCCGAGGGCAAGCTGAAAAATCTCGAGGCGCGGCTACGCGGCGATCTGCTGTCGGGTCATACCGGTATCGGTCATACGCGCTGGGCCACCCATGGTAAGCCGACCGAGCGCAATGCCCATCCGCATGTGACGGACAATGTCGCCGTCGTCCATAACGGGATCATCGAGAATTTCCGCGAGCTGCGCGCTGAGCTAGAGCAGAATGGCGCTAACTTCGCCTCGGAGACCGATACCGAGGTGGTGGCGCATCTCGTCGAATCCTATCTAAAGCATGGCTACTCGCCGCAGGACGCAGTGAAAGCGTTGCTGCCGCGGCTGCGCGGCGCGTTCGCGCTGGCATTCCTATTCAAAGGTCATAACGATCTCATGATCGGCGCGCGCAGGGGTTCGCCGCTCGCGATCGGGCATGGCGACGGCGAAATGTATTTGGGATCGGATGCTATCGCGCTCGCGCCCTTCACCGATAAAATCACCTATCTTGAAGACGGTGACTGGGCCGTGCTTACCCGTACGATCTGCGTCATCTATGATTTGAAAGGCGCCGTCGCCCACCGGGAAACGCTGAAGTCTAGCGCGTCATCGCTCATGGTAGACAAGGCGAATTATCGCCACTTCATGGCCAAGGAAATTCACGAACAGCCGGAGGTGGTCGGGCAGACGCTGGCGCGTTATGTTGATATAGCCGCAAAGCGCATCGCGCTTCCGTTCGAACTGCCATTCGACTTCAATGACATTAGGCGCATCTCGATCACGGCTTGCGGTACCGCAAGCTATGCCGGTCACGTCGCCAAGTATTGGTTCGAGCGGCTCGCGCGTATGCCGGTCGAGATCGACGTGGCCTCTGAACTCCGATACCGCGAGGCGCCTTTGCGCAAGGGGGATCTCGCGATCGTCATCTCGCAGTCTGGCGAGACCGCCGACACGCTGGCCGCTTTGCGCTACGCCAAGGCGCAGGGTCTGCACACGGTTTCCGTGGTCAACGTACCGACGTCGACGATTGCGCGCGAGAGCGAAACCGTGCTGCCGACATTGGCCGGCCCGGAAATCGGCGTCGCCTCGACCAAAGCTTTCACTTGTCAGCTGATGGTGATGGCCGCCCTTGCGGTCGCCGCAGGCAAAGAGCGCGGAGAATTGTCCGACATCGATGAATTGAAGCTCGTGGGTGAGCTGATTGAAGTTCCGCGGCTGATCGCTGCGGCGTTCGCGATCGAACCGCAGATCGAGAAGCTCGCGCGCGACATCGCCAAAACGAGCGCTGTGCTCTATCTCGGCCGCGGCACGTCGTTCCCCTTGGCGCTGGAGGGCGCGCTCAAGCTGAAGGAAGTCTCCTATATCCACGCCGAGGGCTATGCCGCCGGCGAGCTCAAACACGGCCCGATTGCGCTGATCGACGATAGCATGCCAGTGGTGGTGATCGCTCCTTACGACCGGGTTTTCGAAAAAACCGTCTCAAACATGCAGGAAGTCGCCGCTCGTGGTGGCAACATCATCCTGATGACCGATGCGACAGGTGCTTCGGAAGCGACGGTGGATTCGCTCATGACAATTGTGCTGCCAAACATGGCTGCAACATTTACACCCATGGTCTATGCCATTCCGGTGCAGCTTTTGGCCTACTATACCGCTGTCCTAATGGGAGCGGACGTCGATCAGCCACGCAATCTCGCGAAATCGGTGACCGTAGAATAG
- a CDS encoding IS481 family transposase — MGQVLHGCATTTEAVRRAIQNSQESLRALAKRYGINQKTVAKWKERETVADLPTGPKEAKSTVLSIEEEAIIVAFRRHTLLPLDDCLYALQPTIPHLTRSSLHRCLQRHGISRLPEVEGSKPPKKKFKAYPIGYFHIDIAELQTAEGKLYLYVAIDRTSKFAFVQLVRKTGRTSAAAFLEALIAAVPYKIHTVLTDNGIQFTFPPRYADGPTARYVTHMFDMRCQENGIEHRLTKIKHPWTNGQVERMNRTIKEATVQRYHYDRHDQLEAHLADFINAYNCARRLKTLKGLTPYEYICKCWTSQPERFKLNPLQKMPGLNT; from the coding sequence ATGGGACAAGTTTTACACGGCTGCGCCACCACGACGGAGGCAGTCCGTCGAGCAATACAGAATAGTCAAGAGAGCCTGAGGGCGCTCGCCAAGCGCTACGGGATCAACCAGAAGACCGTCGCGAAGTGGAAGGAGCGCGAGACTGTCGCCGATCTCCCGACAGGCCCGAAGGAAGCCAAATCGACCGTGCTTTCCATCGAGGAGGAGGCGATCATCGTCGCTTTCCGGCGGCATACGCTATTGCCGCTCGATGATTGCCTCTATGCGCTCCAGCCGACCATCCCGCATCTGACGCGATCATCCCTGCATCGCTGTCTCCAGCGCCACGGCATCAGCCGATTGCCGGAGGTCGAAGGCAGCAAGCCTCCGAAGAAAAAGTTCAAGGCTTACCCGATCGGTTATTTCCACATCGACATTGCTGAGCTCCAGACCGCTGAAGGCAAGCTCTACCTCTACGTCGCCATCGATCGCACCAGCAAGTTCGCCTTCGTGCAACTGGTCAGGAAGACGGGAAGGACCTCCGCCGCGGCCTTCCTCGAAGCTCTGATTGCGGCTGTCCCCTACAAGATCCACACGGTTCTCACCGACAATGGGATCCAGTTCACTTTCCCGCCGCGCTACGCAGACGGCCCGACGGCAAGATACGTGACACATATGTTCGATATGCGCTGCCAAGAGAATGGCATCGAACATCGGCTAACCAAGATCAAGCATCCCTGGACCAATGGCCAGGTCGAGCGCATGAACCGCACGATCAAGGAAGCGACCGTCCAACGCTACCATTACGATCGACACGATCAGCTCGAAGCACACCTTGCCGACTTCATTAACGCCTACAACTGCGCTCGGCGGCTGAAGACCCTGAAGGGTCTCACGCCCTACGAATACATCTGCAAATGCTGGACTTCCCAGCCAGAACGATTCAAACTTAATCCGCTCCAGAAAATGCCGGGACTAAACACCTAG
- a CDS encoding autoinducer binding domain-containing protein produces MSPVESIFQEFIDAIQTATNADEFERVATRLTQRLGFQRFAYLRLTGETPMLISSYPKSWTSRYFQLGYQQLDPVVRRARAEHALFSWGGEASTLAGNREQRRFFDEATTFGIRSGITVPIRSGFGRMAAFTLATGDREVHPERLVADGKDLVHLVGLHFHCYVAARLDELSASKLAASELTQRERQCLAWTARGKAVVDIAVLVQIAPRTVVFHLENARRKLGAASIAQCVAEALRRGLLS; encoded by the coding sequence ATGAGCCCGGTCGAAAGCATCTTCCAGGAATTTATTGATGCCATCCAAACCGCAACCAACGCGGATGAATTCGAGCGTGTCGCAACGCGGCTAACACAGAGGCTCGGCTTCCAGCGATTTGCCTATCTGCGCCTGACGGGCGAGACGCCGATGTTGATCTCGTCCTATCCAAAATCCTGGACCAGCCGGTACTTCCAGCTTGGATATCAGCAGCTCGATCCTGTGGTGCGCCGCGCGCGTGCCGAGCACGCGCTGTTCAGCTGGGGAGGCGAGGCGTCAACCCTGGCCGGAAACCGCGAGCAGCGCCGGTTCTTCGATGAAGCGACGACCTTCGGGATTAGATCAGGCATCACTGTGCCAATCAGGAGTGGATTTGGACGGATGGCTGCATTTACGCTGGCGACGGGCGACCGGGAGGTTCACCCGGAGCGGCTCGTGGCCGACGGGAAGGATCTGGTACACCTCGTCGGGTTGCACTTTCATTGTTATGTCGCCGCCAGACTTGACGAACTCTCTGCCAGTAAACTCGCCGCAAGTGAACTCACTCAGCGCGAGCGCCAATGCCTTGCCTGGACCGCGCGCGGAAAAGCTGTCGTCGATATCGCGGTGCTGGTCCAGATTGCACCGCGAACTGTCGTGTTTCATCTTGAGAACGCGCGCCGCAAACTAGGTGCAGCATCTATTGCCCAATGCGTCGCCGAGGCGCTGCGGCGCGGTTTGTTGTCCTAA
- a CDS encoding isochorismatase family protein: protein MVLINMTRGETPASAGLAPRHVSFSLLQTGLEMFAVASTLIGECQPFGIKGQQLVHSMTQLDVDALSIWHDRRFTDNLASRETGIIFFGGGWLEEDIFIAALQAAERGYDVRLLSDLIATRVDADRSLALDRMALHGILATTVRQMLLEWAVCLHEPLLTQKVQQLLS from the coding sequence GTGGTTTTGATCAATATGACGCGCGGCGAGACGCCGGCTTCGGCCGGTCTTGCCCCGCGGCACGTCAGTTTCTCGTTGCTGCAGACGGGCTTGGAGATGTTCGCCGTCGCGTCGACCCTCATCGGCGAATGCCAGCCGTTCGGGATTAAGGGTCAGCAACTCGTGCACTCGATGACGCAGCTGGACGTTGACGCTCTTTCCATTTGGCACGATCGGCGGTTTACGGACAATCTGGCTTCACGCGAGACCGGTATCATTTTCTTTGGAGGAGGTTGGCTCGAAGAAGATATCTTCATTGCCGCTCTGCAGGCCGCCGAGCGTGGATATGACGTACGCCTCCTCTCGGACCTGATCGCGACGCGTGTCGATGCGGATCGTTCACTTGCTCTGGATCGGATGGCGCTTCATGGCATCTTGGCGACCACTGTGCGCCAGATGCTGCTGGAATGGGCGGTATGTCTGCATGAACCGCTTTTGACGCAAAAAGTTCAGCAGCTTCTATCGTGA
- a CDS encoding LysR substrate-binding domain-containing protein yields the protein MRKIPPFTALRAFEAVSRHESVTQAAAELNVSHSAVSQQLRLLEGYFSRKLVRKAGNRIELTPAARSYAHDVRKSLDLLAVASEDFASSGSAHCIRINATPSFAMRWLIPRIAAFQRLNPRIEIRLETSNTDEFESSVEQSDLVIRRYPMKKAGLACRHLLDDEAVAVVSPVLLSELKVRHAKDLTRCPLLHMKSRISAWPDWFRKAGIDISQTPRGQVFDHFFLCIEAAINGYGIALVPEALVSLDIAERRLGILFPQSRIIGSGFYGLFNPSARKARSVEQFITWLTQED from the coding sequence ATGCGCAAAATTCCACCTTTCACCGCTCTTCGTGCCTTTGAGGCGGTGTCACGCCATGAAAGCGTCACGCAAGCTGCCGCTGAACTGAATGTCAGCCACAGCGCTGTCAGCCAACAGTTGCGCCTGCTGGAAGGATATTTCTCCCGCAAATTGGTGCGGAAGGCTGGCAACCGCATTGAATTGACGCCTGCAGCACGTTCTTACGCTCATGATGTACGCAAGAGCCTCGATCTGTTGGCCGTTGCTTCGGAGGACTTTGCCAGCTCCGGCTCCGCACACTGCATCCGCATCAACGCGACGCCGTCGTTTGCGATGCGATGGCTCATCCCCCGTATCGCGGCCTTTCAGCGACTGAATCCGCGTATCGAAATTCGACTTGAAACCTCTAACACCGATGAGTTCGAGTCGAGCGTCGAGCAAAGTGATCTTGTCATCCGCCGCTATCCTATGAAAAAGGCCGGACTAGCTTGCCGTCATCTTCTCGATGACGAAGCCGTGGCGGTCGTCTCGCCAGTGCTGCTGTCGGAATTGAAAGTACGTCATGCTAAGGATTTGACGCGGTGCCCGCTACTGCACATGAAAAGCCGTATCTCGGCTTGGCCAGACTGGTTCCGCAAGGCTGGTATAGATATCAGTCAGACGCCACGTGGCCAAGTCTTTGACCACTTCTTTCTCTGCATAGAGGCAGCAATCAACGGCTATGGTATTGCTCTTGTGCCGGAGGCTCTCGTTTCGCTGGACATTGCAGAACGGCGCCTTGGAATTCTTTTTCCTCAATCACGCATCATTGGCTCTGGGTTCTACGGCCTATTCAACCCCTCAGCGCGCAAAGCAAGAAGTGTTGAACAGTTTATCACATGGCTGACTCAAGAAGACTAA